Proteins from one Microbacterium faecale genomic window:
- a CDS encoding endonuclease/exonuclease/phosphatase family protein, with translation MLRSLGVLVTVLFACAAAVVTWPGFFRLEDKVPFAQIVAVRGATVVVFAILTVLFLCFAASRRLRGFAVSMAVVSAVAAIAGGVTLGLRGYGAATMPDKEESSVRVMTWNTLGNATGAETIARTAVAMEADIVALPETAKGVGEEVAVLMRDLGSPMWVHSEIYNEDVERGPQAWQTTLLVSPGLGDYSVIDASQDGTTMLPSAVAMPLNDGSGPIIVAAHAVAPQARYMAEWRSDLRWLADQCVDDNVIMVGDFNATVDHMAALGEGGNDLGWCRDAAAESGNGAVGTWPTWLPSTLGTPIDHVLVSDAWEVSGSIVVTNVDDAGSDHRPLVVQLEPAD, from the coding sequence GTGTTGCGATCGCTGGGTGTCCTCGTCACCGTGCTGTTCGCGTGCGCCGCGGCCGTCGTCACGTGGCCGGGCTTCTTCCGTCTCGAGGACAAGGTTCCGTTCGCACAGATCGTCGCCGTTCGCGGCGCGACGGTCGTCGTCTTCGCCATCCTCACGGTCCTGTTCCTCTGCTTCGCCGCGAGCCGCCGGCTCCGCGGATTCGCCGTCTCGATGGCCGTCGTGAGTGCGGTGGCCGCGATCGCCGGCGGCGTCACGCTCGGACTGCGCGGCTACGGCGCCGCGACGATGCCCGACAAGGAGGAGTCGAGCGTGCGGGTGATGACGTGGAACACCCTCGGCAATGCGACAGGAGCCGAGACGATCGCGCGCACCGCCGTCGCCATGGAGGCCGATATCGTCGCGTTGCCGGAGACGGCGAAAGGCGTCGGCGAGGAGGTCGCGGTCCTCATGCGCGACCTCGGCAGCCCGATGTGGGTGCACAGCGAGATCTACAATGAGGACGTCGAACGCGGACCCCAGGCGTGGCAGACGACGTTGCTCGTCTCCCCCGGCCTCGGCGACTACTCCGTCATCGACGCGTCCCAGGACGGCACGACGATGCTGCCGAGCGCCGTCGCGATGCCGCTGAACGACGGATCCGGGCCCATCATCGTCGCCGCGCACGCGGTCGCTCCGCAGGCCCGGTACATGGCGGAGTGGCGCAGCGACCTCCGCTGGCTCGCCGATCAGTGCGTGGACGACAACGTGATCATGGTCGGAGATTTCAACGCGACGGTCGACCACATGGCCGCCCTCGGCGAGGGCGGAAACGACCTCGGCTGGTGTCGCGATGCGGCCGCAGAGTCGGGTAACGGGGCCGTGGGCACCTGGCCGACCTGGCTGCCGTCCACCCTCGGCACGCCGATCGACCACGTGCTCGTCTCCGACGCGTGGGAGGTCAGCGGATCCATCGTCGTGACGAACGTCGACGACGCGGGCAGCGATCATCGCCCGCTCGTCGTTCAGCTCGAGCCAGCCGATTAG
- a CDS encoding PHP domain-containing protein — protein sequence MPSRAPGPADLHLHSVRSDGTELPRDVVSAAADAGMGTIALTDHDTVAGWDEAKHAARERGIALLPGAEFSTKHAWRSVHVLGYLFDPDEPGLAALMSGVRHDRVGRARSIVDAIARDYAITWESVLAQREGDATIGRPHIADALVAAGIVPGRDEAFASILHHRGPYYVGHAAPSPHEVVTRIVAAGGVAIIAHPAGRDMLPRRAIERLVDAGLHGFELGHRENRPDGVALLREIAVARDLIVTGSSDYHGAAGKPNVIGENTTSPEMVERILRAASGTDPVL from the coding sequence GTGCCGTCCCGTGCTCCCGGCCCTGCCGATCTCCACCTGCATTCTGTGCGTTCCGACGGCACAGAACTGCCACGGGACGTCGTCTCCGCCGCAGCCGACGCCGGGATGGGGACGATCGCGTTGACCGACCACGACACGGTGGCCGGCTGGGACGAAGCAAAGCACGCCGCCCGCGAACGCGGCATCGCGCTGCTGCCCGGCGCCGAGTTCTCGACGAAGCACGCCTGGCGCAGCGTTCATGTGCTCGGATACCTCTTCGACCCCGATGAGCCGGGACTCGCCGCACTCATGTCCGGAGTCCGGCACGATCGCGTCGGTCGCGCACGGAGCATCGTCGATGCCATCGCGCGCGACTACGCGATTACGTGGGAATCCGTCCTCGCTCAACGCGAGGGCGATGCGACGATCGGCCGGCCGCACATCGCCGACGCGCTCGTCGCGGCAGGGATCGTTCCGGGGCGCGATGAGGCGTTCGCGAGCATCCTCCATCACCGGGGTCCGTACTACGTCGGGCATGCCGCGCCCTCGCCGCACGAGGTCGTCACGCGGATCGTCGCAGCCGGCGGGGTCGCGATCATCGCGCATCCGGCTGGCCGCGACATGCTGCCGCGCCGCGCCATCGAGCGGCTTGTCGACGCGGGCCTTCACGGCTTCGAGCTCGGCCACCGCGAGAATCGCCCGGACGGCGTGGCGCTCCTGCGCGAGATCGCCGTGGCGCGCGATCTCATCGTGACCGGCTCAAGCGATTACCACGGAGCCGCGGGCAAGCCCAACGTCATCGGCGAGAACACCACGAGTCCCGAGATGGTCGAACGCATCCTCCGGGCCGCATCCGGGACCGACCCGGTGCTCTGA
- a CDS encoding DEAD/DEAH box helicase has translation MTAFADLAIDQDIVDQLTEKGIEEAFPIQEQTIPISLPGQDVIGQAKTGTGKTFGFGIPIVQRLGKDPEPGVKALVVVPTRELATQVYEDIDLLTRGRSTSVVAIYGGKAYEGQIEQLRAGAQIVVGTPGRLIDLAGQGLLDLSNATEVVLDEADKMLDLGFLADIEKIFQRVAQKRHTQLFSATMPGPIVALARRFMSNPIHIRASDPDEGLAQANIRHVIYRAHQLDKDEVIGRILQANGRGKSVIFTRTKRQAQRLVDELADRGFAVGGVHGDMGQEQRERSMAAFKAGKRDVMVATDVAARGIDVSDVTHVINHTIPDDEKAYLHRVGRTGRAGREGIAVTFVDWDDLHKWALINRALDFGQPEPTETYSTSPHLYSDLDIPEGTKGRIAKAPTKKSGEDNKRGNADEGRSRRRRRSSNDDRQRTPHKQEGEGTHDGSGKEHHDGKPAAARRRRRRRRSSGQTQQGA, from the coding sequence ATGACCGCATTCGCCGATCTCGCGATCGATCAGGACATCGTCGATCAGCTGACCGAGAAGGGGATCGAAGAAGCGTTCCCCATCCAGGAGCAGACGATCCCGATCTCGCTGCCCGGGCAGGACGTCATCGGCCAGGCCAAGACGGGCACGGGAAAGACGTTCGGATTCGGCATCCCCATCGTGCAGCGTCTCGGCAAGGACCCGGAGCCGGGCGTCAAGGCGCTCGTGGTCGTACCGACGCGCGAGCTCGCCACGCAGGTGTACGAAGACATCGACCTCCTCACTCGCGGCCGCTCGACGAGCGTCGTCGCGATCTACGGCGGCAAGGCCTACGAGGGTCAGATCGAGCAGCTCCGAGCCGGCGCGCAGATCGTGGTCGGCACGCCCGGGCGCCTCATCGACCTGGCCGGTCAGGGACTCCTCGACCTCTCGAACGCGACCGAGGTCGTGCTCGACGAGGCCGACAAGATGCTCGACCTCGGCTTCCTCGCCGACATCGAGAAGATCTTCCAGCGCGTCGCGCAGAAGCGGCACACACAGCTGTTCAGCGCGACGATGCCTGGCCCGATCGTGGCCCTCGCACGCCGATTCATGTCGAACCCCATCCACATCCGCGCCTCCGACCCGGATGAGGGTCTGGCTCAGGCGAACATCCGCCACGTGATCTACCGCGCACACCAACTCGACAAGGACGAGGTCATCGGCCGCATCCTGCAGGCGAACGGCCGCGGCAAGTCCGTCATCTTCACGCGCACGAAGCGTCAGGCGCAGCGTCTCGTCGACGAGTTGGCGGATCGCGGCTTCGCGGTCGGTGGCGTGCACGGAGACATGGGTCAGGAGCAGCGCGAGCGCTCGATGGCGGCGTTCAAGGCGGGCAAGCGCGACGTCATGGTGGCGACCGACGTCGCCGCGCGCGGCATCGACGTGTCCGACGTCACGCACGTGATCAACCACACGATCCCCGACGACGAGAAGGCTTACCTGCACCGCGTGGGCCGCACGGGGCGCGCGGGTCGCGAGGGGATCGCGGTGACGTTCGTCGACTGGGACGACCTGCACAAGTGGGCGCTCATCAACCGCGCGCTGGACTTCGGTCAGCCCGAGCCGACGGAGACCTACTCGACGAGCCCCCATCTCTACTCCGATCTCGACATCCCCGAGGGAACCAAGGGGCGCATCGCCAAGGCGCCGACGAAGAAGAGCGGTGAGGACAACAAGCGCGGCAACGCAGATGAGGGACGCTCGCGTCGTCGTCGCCGTTCGTCGAACGACGACCGCCAGCGCACGCCGCACAAGCAGGAGGGCGAGGGCACGCACGACGGCTCCGGCAAGGAGCACCACGACGGCAAGCCCGCCGCAGCGCGCCGTCGCCGTCGCCGTCGCCGCTCCTCCGGACAGACGCAGCAGGGCGCGTAG
- a CDS encoding ferritin-like fold-containing protein yields MVNWFWKRRRPVRKLRLRARGEAGDAVRVDFEELAPDVNVFLGQAAYLQLGYFETLTRLIRHTPELAEKEALSHAAGAALEKHRGIVEIIRDRDEDPTELMQPFRASLDHFRHSTLGVRQRETMLTVHITAGILDDFYLALASSYGDTGRRVERVLRVEHDRDLLVDLLVTTIRDDAEMRGLLSMWARRLVGDTLLVARAGLSRTRLDLEEEQRVEPVFTALVTAHSQRMSHLGLSA; encoded by the coding sequence GTGGTCAACTGGTTCTGGAAGCGTCGCCGCCCCGTCCGCAAGCTGCGGCTCCGCGCGCGTGGTGAAGCGGGGGACGCTGTCCGCGTCGACTTCGAGGAACTCGCGCCGGATGTCAACGTCTTCCTCGGCCAGGCCGCGTATCTGCAGCTCGGCTACTTCGAGACGCTCACGCGCTTAATCCGACACACGCCGGAACTTGCCGAGAAGGAAGCGCTGTCGCACGCCGCGGGGGCCGCCTTGGAGAAGCACCGCGGGATCGTCGAGATCATCCGCGACCGCGACGAGGACCCGACCGAGCTCATGCAGCCGTTCCGAGCATCTCTTGATCACTTCCGACACAGCACACTCGGGGTGCGGCAGCGCGAGACGATGCTCACGGTGCACATCACCGCCGGCATCCTCGATGACTTCTATCTCGCATTGGCCTCGAGCTACGGCGACACGGGACGCCGCGTCGAGCGCGTCCTGCGCGTCGAGCACGACCGCGACCTGCTCGTCGATCTGCTGGTCACGACCATCCGCGATGACGCGGAGATGCGCGGGCTGCTGTCGATGTGGGCGCGCCGCCTCGTTGGCGACACACTCCTCGTCGCGCGCGCCGGCCTCAGCCGAACCCGCCTCGACCTCGAAGAGGAGCAACGCGTCGAGCCCGTGTTCACCGCACTGGTGACCGCGCACTCACAACGCATGTCCCACTTAGGTCTCTCCGCCTGA
- a CDS encoding DUF3107 domain-containing protein — translation MDIRIGMINSGRELTFSSDETADAIAKKVDNALSGDGASLSLTDSKGATYIVPTAALAYVEIGTEEARRVGFVA, via the coding sequence GTGGATATCCGCATCGGCATGATCAACTCCGGCCGCGAGCTCACCTTCTCCTCCGACGAGACCGCGGACGCGATCGCGAAGAAGGTCGACAATGCCCTCTCCGGTGACGGCGCGTCGCTGAGCCTCACCGATTCCAAGGGCGCCACCTATATCGTGCCGACCGCGGCCCTCGCGTATGTCGAGATCGGCACCGAAGAGGCGCGCCGAGTCGGCTTCGTCGCCTGA